In the genome of Verrucomicrobiales bacterium, the window AGGGGTTGCGAATGCTTCCGAGACGAATACGACGTTTTGGTCGCGAATTAGCTTCGTCTTCAGAAGCTCATCCTTAGTCGCCTTTGAATCGCGTTCAGTATCGAGCAGGACCAAAACGTTGAGTGACTCAGATGTCAGCAAGGCAACCATGTACGAAACTTTCTGGGCTCCACCAGCGGGGGTCATAGTGAGCGTTTGACTCAGCGACGTCCTGCCCTTCTCCGATGCATAAGCGCTCACGGCGCTCATAATCCAGAAATCCGTAACCCCCTCGACAACAAGATTGTTAGGGCCGACAAAGAGGCTTTGTGCGAGGTCATAGCCGAGAGCTGCCTGCAATGGGAACAGCGTCCGAGCATCTCCAGTCGGATCGTTCGTTACCGTCGTTCCGGCTTCCTCAGCTATGTTCACGGTCCGGACTGAATCCAGCGCCTGCGTCGGCACCATGAAGGGCGAGTGTGTGGAGTAGAGAATCTGATTGGAGAAGTCCACCTCGAGATGGTGGAGTAGATCCGACTGAGATTTCGCATGTAAATACAGGCCCGGCTCATCGAGCAGGAGCACAGCGTTCTCCGCACTCCCGCCGTCTGTGTCAGCCGAAAATGTGATGTAGAAGGCGAAGAACCACTGAAAACCTCGACTCCTGTCGTTGAGGTTGACCTCTACATCATAGGTGCTCGTTGGGTCAGAGATGATCGTGTCGAGGTGGTGTGCGTCGAGATTGAACCGAATCTTGAGTGCGCGATCCTTCCACAGCCGCTTAATCTCACCCGTAACAACCGCGCTGGCACGGTTCGCAAGCTGATTTCGCGTTTCGTAATCGTTTTCCCCGTGTAGCTTTTGGAGCTCATCGGGATCGAGCCCTGCGACTTTGCACAGCTTTTCGAAGTTCTTGTCCGAATCGTTCTGCTTGCCTTGAGACTTTCGGTGAATGTAGGCGGCGATGTCTTGGTGACCGTCGAGCTCTGGGTACTCATCGACATAGATGAACTTCGGAATTGCGCCGAGAGCCCATTTACGAGCCCTCTGCTGGGCATCCTTGTCCGCGACGATGCTATCGGCTAGGTTTTCTAGCTCGGTGAGCGCCTCCTCCTGTTTGGCAGTCAGCTCAGTATCCGCACCTGCTAGCTCGGTTCGCAGAGCCTTTGCTGCCGCGATCAGATGCGGCGCCCATGTGTTGCATGAGCTAGTTGCCGACGCAGATCCCTCAAAAGTATCAGCAGCCGTTTCCAGTGCCGCGGGAGCCTCCAGCTTTTGTGCGGCAGCACGGACCGCTGCCGCAGTCTTCTTCACCCTGTTCTTGATATCGGCTTCATCAAAGGCGATCGCCTTTAAGTCCGGAAAGATCACCGTCCTAGAGCTGCCTTGGTAACTCCGTCCGATGGTGACCCGCGTCACCTCAGTAGCGCGGGGTAGCTCTTCCAACAAGGCGTCCTTGTCATCAGCATCGAGTACCCAGGTCGTTGTCAATACGGGCGTATTGTCAGAGCACTCCTCCAGCCGTCTGTGGCGAGGGAAGTCCTTAATGGGTTTCAGCCCCGAGAACCCTTCTATTGGGTTCAGGCTGTGAAGAGCCCGGAGGAGATTTGATTTCCCGCTCTCGTTCCTTCCCAAAAGGGCGGTTATCCGAGAAACATGAATGTCTCCACTATCGTTGATAGAGCGGTAGTTGCGAACTCGAAACGACTCCAGCTTCATTTTTCCATAACTCCGCAATAGTTATCAACAATGCAACATGGGACTAACATCAAAAATGGCGAGGACGCACCAACGGACGCATCCCGGGCTCTCACCCCACGGCCCGTGCCAAGCCCGGAGGTCTTGGCGTAGCCGCTAAGAGCATCGGGAGCAGAAGGACGGGAGCAGGGGACAAGTCTAGTTCCACAACATCGCCTGGTTGTTCAGATTCGTGTAGGCGGCGCATTGGTCGGCAGGAAGTCTGGGCTTCCGTCAAGTAATGGAGTTGCAGTATCGCGGACCGTCCTACAGCGGCTATCGACAGCTCCGCTATCGATCATTCTGCTTGGTCTGAACGACTGCAAACGCCGAGTTGTTCGCGTAGATCGTGGGGCAAGTTTCGCGGGGAAGCGGACGCTAGGGCGACAGGCCTTACTTTTGTCCGAACCGCAACTCCTGGGCGTTATGGATAGCTGTTCATAACGGCCAACTGTGGCCGTCCAACCTAAAGAAGCCATGGTCCTTCGCGCGTCATATCCACTCTAAAACCTGCCGGAAGATCTACTTCGGTTGACCGGCCGGCGCGGCCATTGAGCACAACAGCAGGTAATGGCAACATTAAACAAATTCCGGACGCTCCACCACGCGTTTCGTGCTCATAATGTACTAAAGAGGCGGATCGGGCCTCCCACTCCACATCCTGCGGCAGTTCGAGTATCCAGCGCGTTTTATTTTCCGAACCTTATACGCAGCAGTAATTCAAGAAGCCGAAAGCGTCCTTGTACGGAACGGGCGGCGATCCCCCATGGTCGTTTTCGTAATTGGCTTTGCCGATATAGTGACGGCCGTTGTCGGTAGCTTCGCCGATCGCTACCTGGGCTTCCTTGATCAATTTCTGGTCAGTGGTCATGAAACCGAATGGAATCAAAGACGCCGTGTTGCCGGCAGGCGCGTAGTGGAAAAGCACGCACGCAAAGCACGACGGCACCAGAAGAATCTCTATCCGGCCGCTGGCAAGATC includes:
- a CDS encoding AAA family ATPase, with the translated sequence MKLESFRVRNYRSINDSGDIHVSRITALLGRNESGKSNLLRALHSLNPIEGFSGLKPIKDFPRHRRLEECSDNTPVLTTTWVLDADDKDALLEELPRATEVTRVTIGRSYQGSSRTVIFPDLKAIAFDEADIKNRVKKTAAAVRAAAQKLEAPAALETAADTFEGSASATSSCNTWAPHLIAAAKALRTELAGADTELTAKQEEALTELENLADSIVADKDAQQRARKWALGAIPKFIYVDEYPELDGHQDIAAYIHRKSQGKQNDSDKNFEKLCKVAGLDPDELQKLHGENDYETRNQLANRASAVVTGEIKRLWKDRALKIRFNLDAHHLDTIISDPTSTYDVEVNLNDRSRGFQWFFAFYITFSADTDGGSAENAVLLLDEPGLYLHAKSQSDLLHHLEVDFSNQILYSTHSPFMVPTQALDSVRTVNIAEEAGTTVTNDPTGDARTLFPLQAALGYDLAQSLFVGPNNLVVEGVTDFWIMSAVSAYASEKGRTSLSQTLTMTPAGGAQKVSYMVALLTSESLNVLVLLDTERDSKATKDELLKTKLIRDQNVVFVSEAFATPPTEADIEDLLDPAIYEALVRESYAAELKDKTLTLNAKIPRVAKRIEAGLTDIGIPFHKTRPTRLFLKKMASEPEKLVPDQSLERFEALFSLINGRLDKQLGRNAKPFEG